Within the Candidatus Hydrogenedentota bacterium genome, the region CATCAAAATAGAGCGTGGCTTTTTGGGTATCTTGCTGCGACCAATACAAACGAACCAAATTAAACGTAGCGACGGGATCGGCGGGGAAAATGGTTAATGCTTGCAAATAGCAACGTTCTGCTTCTGCAGCATCACCTTCGTCTTTCGCCACATTTCCCAGATTATTCCATGCCAAGGGAAATTCCGGAATCGCTTCAATAGCTTTCAGGAAATGGCTTTTGGCCTCTTCGTTTTTACCGTTGCCATATAAATAATAGCCATAACTATTGTGAACATCCCCATTGGCGGGGTCGGCATCCAAGGCCTTTTGGAAGATCGCTTCTATTTCTTCTTCGCGGCCCAGTCGTGTCAAGAGGGCGGCGGCATTATTGAGCGCCAAGAGAAAAGAAGGCTTGATCTCCAAAGCGGCTTCATACTTATGCAGCGCCTCCTCAGGATCATTGCGCAATTCCATGAGCAATCCGAGATTGTTGTAGGGCAGCGGATTTTCTGCGTCAATCTCCAGCGCTTTTTTATAGTAGATTTCTGCGTCGTCGGGCCGCTCCATCTTCGCATAAAGGAGACCGAGATTATTTAAAATATGAGAATTATCAGGACTATTTTCAATGGCGTGAAGATAACACGTTTCTGCGTCGGGCAAGCGATTCTCCAGTTCCGCCAGACGCGCGAGATTGTACCATGCATACTCATCATCAGGGCGCAGCGTTAAGGTCGTGTCATATTTGGCGCGTGCCTCATCATATCGACCCAATTCCAAGAGCAAATTGCCCCAATTATTTAAGGCCAGGGTAAAGTTGGGCGCAATGCGCAAGGCTTCTTCGTAATGGTTGATGGCCTGTTCCGGAGATTTCGAGCCAAGGAGCAGCGCAAGATCATTGTGTACCCGTGCGTCATCGGGGTTCAACGCGAGCGCGCGATTAAAATAGCTTTTGCTTTCTTCTATTTTTCCTTGACCGGCAAGCTCACGGCCCATGAGATAATATAAGTCTTGGTTATCGGGATCGATATTCAGGGCTTCTTCGAATCGTTTTTCCGCTTCCGCATAATTGCCCTCCTTAGCGAGCAACTTACCCATTTTATACAGCACGTACCCAAATTGCGGGGCGGCGCGCAACGCCTCTTCATAATGGCGCATGGCTTCTTTCATGTTGCCTTGCTCTTCAAGGAGACTTCCCAATTCGTTGTGGCTCCGTGCATCTTCGGGATCGAGGGTTAGTGCCTTCCTGAAATAGATCTCCGCCTCGTCCTTTTGGTTTTGTGCCAACAATTCACGGCCCAACAGAAAGCAGATATCTTGATTTTCAGGATCGGCTGCCAAGGCATCTTTATAGCGGGTGATCGCTTCATCGGAACGGTTAAGCAGGGCAAGGATGCGTCCGATACGATCCAAGGCAAAGGCGAAGTCAGGTTTAACGCGTAAGGCTTCTTCATAGTGTTCCAGCGCTGTTTCCCATTCGCCTTGTTCTGCCCAAAACATGCCCATCTCCAGATGAGCTCGGGCATCATCGGGATTCAGGTTAATCGCCTCTTGATACTGTTCGACCGCCTCGCTGACACGGTTGGCTTTCGCAAGTTCACGGCCGAGAAGATACCGTGCATCCTGAAAGCCGGGGTCAATGTGAAGTGTCTCTTGGAAATGGAGGATCGCCTCATCAACGTCACCGCGTCGTGATAATTCCCGACCCAATGCCACCCGGGTATATTTGAGATTCGGATTCAATGATAAAGCGATTTGATGTTGTTCGATGGCTTCCTCATGACGGCCCAGGGCACTCAGTTCTTGTGCCCAGAGATAGCGCGCGCCGTCCAATAGGGGATCAATGCGCAGGGCTTCCGCAAAGTGGGTGCACGCCTCTTCTGTTCGCCCGGTTTCTGCCAGATCGCGACCGAGAATATAATGGATATAAGGCTGTTCAGCATTCTCTTCAAGAAGGTGTCGATAGCGGGCGATGACCTCATCAACGCGTTTTAACGCCTTCATGCTAAGACTGATGTTATCGATAACGTCGCCGTAATGGGGCGCAACGGCGAAGGCTTTTTCGAAACAATCCAATGCTTCCGTATAGGCTTGGCTATGAAGTAAGATTTCGCCCAGCCCATTGAGTGCCCGTGCATCGGTGGGATTCAGCGTCACGGCCGATTCCAGACTTGCCCGTGCGCCTGCTGTATCGCCTTCCTCTTTTAAGCAGATTCCCAACAGATAATGCATGTCTTGATACGTTGGATCTCTTTCGATCCCCGCTTCATACTGGGCGATTGCATCATCTGCGAGATGTTGGGATGCAAAATAACGGCCCAGGCGTTGATGCATATACGCCGCGCCTTGGCAAGTAATCACTTCCCGCGCTTCTGCCCGTGCCGCGTCAAGTTCGCCCCGTCGTATCCAAGAATCAGCCCGTTGATAATGCCACCGTG harbors:
- a CDS encoding tetratricopeptide repeat protein — protein: MSPNSTGENKASLSASNAEQATSPPKKQGWVYVALGAILILAVILRCWYLTQVMTAPDFSALQQDPEVQDYFARAVLSGDWSVPDGETDPEMQSTAFYRPPGYGYLLTALYFLSSGSYLAPRILNAVLGVLTVLLLFALGKRFFGSVAGLFSALLAAIYSVFIYWEGEVNDPALFVFLVPALFFVLDKWSQNFKYRYIFFAGLIFGCYGLARPNILGFGPVVALWILWTAWRNQKGGRVLASWLLLLLTTAALIVPVTIRNYRASGEFVPISTYFGHNLIIGNHEQSDGITPWLPYLQELEGSGNWSARDYVNVVRGLGKEVGQPDLSHSEASHVFSQKALTYIKTHPQETLRRYLRRFVLLWTPVEITCNKVVHYELKHYMPLRILPRFPFVAAFFFMGLFLLLLSFPRILKSDSWRGDIAMLLLILCFLAYYLLSFLPFFVNGRARLPVIPLFMLFAGYALQTLVTAFRKNRMKAFLITLTSCCLFLLLSHVFIPVLLDEARWHYQRADSWIRRGELDAARAEAREVITCQGAAYMHQRLGRYFASQHLADDAIAQYEAGIERDPTYQDMHYLLGICLKEEGDTAGARASLESAVTLNPTDARALNGLGEILLHSQAYTEALDCFEKAFAVAPHYGDVIDNISLSMKALKRVDEVIARYRHLLEENAEQPYIHYILGRDLAETGRTEEACTHFAEALRIDPLLDGARYLWAQELSALGRHEEAIEQHQIALSLNPNLKYTRVALGRELSRRGDVDEAILHFQETLHIDPGFQDARYLLGRELAKANRVSEAVEQYQEAINLNPDDARAHLEMGMFWAEQGEWETALEHYEEALRVKPDFAFALDRIGRILALLNRSDEAITRYKDALAADPENQDICFLLGRELLAQNQKDEAEIYFRKALTLDPEDARSHNELGSLLEEQGNMKEAMRHYEEALRAAPQFGYVLYKMGKLLAKEGNYAEAEKRFEEALNIDPDNQDLYYLMGRELAGQGKIEESKSYFNRALALNPDDARVHNDLALLLGSKSPEQAINHYEEALRIAPNFTLALNNWGNLLLELGRYDEARAKYDTTLTLRPDDEYAWYNLARLAELENRLPDAETCYLHAIENSPDNSHILNNLGLLYAKMERPDDAEIYYKKALEIDAENPLPYNNLGLLMELRNDPEEALHKYEAALEIKPSFLLALNNAAALLTRLGREEEIEAIFQKALDADPANGDVHNSYGYYLYGNGKNEEAKSHFLKAIEAIPEFPLAWNNLGNVAKDEGDAAEAERCYLQALTIFPADPVATFNLVRLYWSQQDTQKATLYFDELLGRVTEDASFLFSCAAALTDAYAWDLASQAYKKALELDPDRLAARFNLALLLFPTLNKAEEALEQLELIEKAAPEFQGLEEALRSVRKAIAP